Proteins co-encoded in one Malus domestica chromosome 09, GDT2T_hap1 genomic window:
- the LOC103421543 gene encoding uncharacterized protein: MDNKLEEDDDHEPGPVPPLRLDRFGFLKPEVSPQGLAKSRSAFEYEREERRVRKWRKMIGVGGSDWKHYIRRKPHVVKRRIRKGIPDCLRGLVWQLISGSRDLLLMNPGVYEQLVIYETSASELDIIRDISRTFPSHIFFQQRHGPGQRSLYNVLKAYSVFDREVGYVQGMGFLAGLLLLYMSEEDAFWLLVALLKGAVHAPMEGLYQVGLPLVQQYLFQLDQLVKEHLPKLGEHFTQEMINPSMYASQWFITVFSYSFPFHLALRIWDVFLYEGVRIVFKVGLALLKYCHDDLTKLPFEKLIHALRNFPDDAMNPDTLLPLAYSIKVSRGLEETKQEYEKKNGKEGKSQEIEKQLE, from the exons ATGGATAACAAactagaagaagatgatgatcaTGAGCCAGGTCCAGTTCCTCCACTGAGACTGGACAGATTTGGCTTCTTAAAGCCAGAAGTTTCTCCTCAAGGTTTAGCCAAGAGCAGGTCAGCCTTTGAATATGAGAG AGAGGAAAGAAGAGTTAGAAAATGGAGGAAGATGATTGGGGTGGGAGGGAGTGATTGGAAACATTATATTAGGAGAAAACCTCACGTCGTTAAGAGGAGAATAAGGAAAGGAATTCCTGATTGTTTAAGGGGTCTCGTTTGGCAGTTGATCTCTGGAAGTCGGGACCTTTTGCTGATGAACCCTGGGGTTTACGAG CAATTAGTGATTTATGAGACCTCAGCTTCAGAGCTGGATATAATTCGAGATATATCGCGTACCTTCCCTTCACATATTTTCTTCCAGCAGAGACATGGCCCTGGTCAAAGGTCGCTCTACAATGTTTTGAAGGCGTACTCTGTCTTTGACAGAGAAGTTGGATATGTTCAG GGAATGGGATTTCTGGCTGGTCTCTTACTTCTTTATATGAGCGAAGAGGATGCATTTTGGTTATTAGTCGCATTACTCAAAGGAGCAGTCCATGCACCAATGGAAGGTTTATATCAG GTAGGGCTACCACTGGTACAGCAATACCTTTTTCAGCTTGATCAGTTGGTCAAGGAGCACTTGCCAAAGCTGGGCGAGCATTTTACTCAAGAAATGATAAATCCTAGTATGTATGCAAGCCAGTGGTTCATAACCGTTTTCTCCTACTCTTTCCCCTTCCATTTGGCTCTTCGAATTTGGGATGTCTTTCTGTACGAG GGTGTGAGAATTGTCTTCAAAGTTGGTTTAGCCTTGTTAAAGTATTGCCATGACGACTTG ACAAAATTACCATTCGAGAAACTTATTCATGCTCTGCGTAACTTCCCTGACGATGCAATGAATCCGGATACTTTACTTCCATTGGCTTACTCAATCAAG GTATCGCGGGGTTTGGAGGAAACAAAGCAGGAGTACGAGAAGAAGAACGGGAAGGAAGGTAAGTCTCAAGAGATTGAGAAGCAGTTGGAATGA
- the LOC103421545 gene encoding probable inactive ATP-dependent zinc metalloprotease FTSHI 3, chloroplastic: protein MACCFSVVSNTGFLSVPNKLEFNGGKSKSLGRYRGFYCSSFGFRSAGFHKFRNFQHGLFWNNELRPLMNGNNGVWLKGLNNCCDSRHGLCCYNKIEPLTNANSANKQIHFGKKGDTKLRSLRRRFSLRLRPRLRWLAMRVKRVTIQSVLNGVRAFLQKNIRRVTVVSLVSVILGLSYLFLKLTALPSPKMVPYSELVTSLRNESVTKVLLEEGSRRIYYNTNSRIDRDTQLSEGELPSVQSENVADKVTSDDGSRSSQALNTNVLRNLSATRASTPDWQYLTRKVDHDEKFLLSLMREKGITYSSAPQSVLMSMRTTLITIISLWIPLMPLMWLLYRQLSAANSPARKQRPDKQLVGFEDVEGVDAAKLELMEIVLCLQGAINYNKLGAKLPRGVLLVGPPGTGKTLLARAVAGEAGVPFFSVSASEFVEMFVGRGAARIRDLFNMARKHSPSIIFIDELDAVGTKRGRSFNDERDQTLNQLLTEMDGFESDSKVIVVAATNRPEVLDSALCRPGRFSRKIVVGEPDEEGRRKILAVHLRGVPLEEDTNLICDLIASLTPGFVGADLANIINEAALLAARRGGETVAREDVMEAIERAKFGINDKQLRPSTISKELGKMFPWMPSLMGKNTRQDGVQGPLGYQTLS from the exons ATGGCTTGTTGTTTTTCTGTAGTTTCCAATACTGGGTTCTTATCTGTCCCAAACAAATTGGAATTTAATGGCGGAAAGTCCAAGTCTTTGGGGAGGTATAGAGGTTTTTACTGTAGTTCATTTGGTTTTCGGTCGGCGGGGTTTCATAAATTTCGAAACTTTCAACATGGGTTGTTTTGGAACAATGAGCTTAGGCCACTGATGAATGGAAACAATGGAGTTTGGTTAAAGGGATTGAATAATTGTTGTGATTCTAGACATGGGTTGTGTTGTTACAATAAAATTGAGCCATTGACAAATGCGAATAGCGCGAATAAGCAGATCCATTTCGGGAAGAAAGGAGACACTAAGTTGAGGTCTTTGAGGAGGCGATTTTCTTTGAGATTACGCCCGAGGTTGCGGTGGTTGGCTATGAGAGTGAAAAGAGTTACAATTCAGTCAGTGTTGAATGGTGTTCGGGCCTTCTTGCAAAAGAACATAAGACGAGTGACTGTTGTTTCTTTGGTTTCTGTAATATTGGGGCTGAGCTATCTGTTTCTGAAGTTAACAGCTTTGCCCTCTCCGAAAATGGTTCCATATTCCGAATTGGTAACAAGCCTGAGAAATGAGTCTGTTACGAAAGTTCTACTTGAAGAGGGGTCTCGTCGAATATATTATAACACAAACTCTCGCATTGATAGGGATACTCAATTGTCTGAAGGAGAATTACCAAGCGTTCAAAGTGAGAATGTGGCCGATAAAGTAACAAGTGATGATGGTTCTCGATCTAGTCAAGCACTGAATACAAATGTATTGAGAAATTTATCAGCGACTCGAGCTTCAACCCCTGACTGGCAGTATTTGACTAGAAAAGTAGATCATGATGAGAAATTTTTACTTAGTTtgatgagagagaaaggaatTACATATAGCTCGGCTCCTCAATCAGTTTTGATGTCAATGAGGACTACTTTGATAACTATAATATCTCTGTGGATTCCTTTGATGCCATTGATGTGGCTTCTTTATCGTCAACTTTCAGCTGCTAATAGCCCAGCTAGAAAGCAACGACCTGATAAGCAGTTGGTTGGATTTGAGGATGTTGAGGGAGTTGATGCTGCGAAATTGGAGCTTATGGAG ATAGTTTTATGCTTGCAAGGAGCTATTAACTACAACAAACTAGGAGCAAAGTTACCCAGAGGTGTATTGCTGGTGGGTCCTCCAGGAACAGGGAAAACATTACTTGCCCGTGCAGTGGCTGGAGAAGCAGGTGTACCATTTTTCAGTGTTTCTGCCAGTGAATTTGTGGAGATGTTTGTTGGAAGAGGGGCAGCTCGCATTAGAGACCTTTTTAATATGGCAAGGAAACATTCCCCTTCAATTATATTCATTGATGAGCTTGATGCAGTTGGAACGAAGCGTGGCAGAAGTTTCAATGATGAGCGTGACCAAACATTGAATCAG TTGCTGACGGAAATGGATGGATTTGAGTCAGACTCGAAGGTGATTGTTGTTGCAGCAACAAACAGGCCTGAAGTATTGGATTCTGCCCTTTGTAGGCCAGGCCGCTTCTCAAGAAAAATAGTTGTAGGAGAACCAGatgaagaaggaaggagaaagatATTGGCTGTACATTTGAGAGGAGTTCCTTTGGAGGAAGACACTAATCTTATTTGCGATCTCATTGCTTCACTGACACCAGGTTTTGTAGGTGCTGATCTTGCAAACATCATCAATGAAGCTGCTTTACTTGCTGCTCGTAGGG GTGGTGAAACTGTGGCCAGGGAAGATGTAATGGAAGCAATTGAAAGAGCAAAGTTTGGAATTAATGATAAGCAACTTAGGCCGAGTACAATAAGCAAGGAGCTCGGGAAAATGTTCCCATGGATGCCTTCTCTGATGGGAAAGAACACAAGACAAGATGGAGTGCAAGGGCCACTAGGATATCAAACTCTGAGCTGA
- the LOC103421546 gene encoding proline dehydrogenase 2, mitochondrial-like — MANRVIPAASKLLKTIRPLNSASSTTISAISQPIGHAEKAPHPTTTTTTNADSVTLSLSSFDDADKLFASVSTSRLLRAALNLHMVAVEPMVDVGMWVMRSRLMQTPLIKDVILGLIRSTIYDHFCAGEDAVAAGKSVMELNEAGLRGMLVYALEYAGDNEACDRNLQGFLDTAESTKSLPPSSVSCIIVKITAICPTNLLKRVSDLMRWQHQDPSFHLPWKRDTFPIFSESSPLYHTLEKPEPLTPEEERDLELVHQRLLKLSQKCAEANVPLSVDAEYTSIQPAIDYLTYSSAIIYNKDDHPIVYGTLQAYLKDAKERLLLATKAADKMGVPMGFKVVRGAYMSSEGKLASSLGCKSPIHDCIEDTHSCYNDCASFMLERIANGSDAVVLATHNMESGRLAMAKAHEIGVGKVHQKLEFAQLYGMAESLSFGLKNSGFQVSKYMPFGPIQLVLPYLLRRAEENRGLLSASSHDRKLTRKELMRRLKAAII; from the exons ATGGCAAACCGTGTAATCCCAGCAGCATCAAAACTCCTGAAAACTATCAGGCCGCTTAACTCCGCCTCCTCCACCACCATCTCTGCCATCTCCCAGCCAATTGGCCACGCCGAAAAAGCACCACACcccactaccaccaccaccaccaacgcCGACAGCGTGACCCTCAGCCTTTCCAGCTTTGATGACGCGGACAAGCTCTTTGCGTCGGTCTCCACGTCGCGGCTGTTGAGGGCGGCGCTGAACCTCCACATGGTGGCGGTGGAGCCGATGGTGGATGTTGGGATGTGGGTCATGCGTTCTAGGCTCATGCAGACTCCGTTGATCAAAGACGTGATCTTGGGGTTGATACGGTCAACGATTTATGACCACTTTTGCGCCGGCGAGGACGCTGTCGCCGCCGGAAAGTCGGTGATGGAGCTGAACGAGGCGGGGCTGAGAGGGATGCTGGTTTACGCTTTGGAGTACGCCGGCGACAACGAGGCTTGTGACAGGAACTTGCAAGGGTTCTTGGACACCGCTGAATCCACCAAATCCCTGCCACCTTCTTCG GTGAGCTGTATCATTGTGAAAATCACTGCAATTTGCCCTACGAACCTGCTTAAGCGAGTGAGTGACTTGATGAGATGGCAACATCAAGATCCTTCTTTCCATCTTCCATGGAAGCGCGATACGTTTCCCATTTTCTCCGAATCGAGCCCTCTCTACCATACTCTCGAAAAGCCGGAGCCTTTGACTCCGGAAGAAGAGCGCGATCTCGAGTTAGTCCACCAGAGACTACTAAAACTGTCCCAGAAGTGCGCAGAAGCCAATGTGCCTCTATCCGTCGATGCGGAATACACTTCAATTCAACCGGCCATCGATTACTTGACCTACTCCTCTGCAATCATCTACAACAAAGATGATCACCCGATTGTTTATGGGACGCTTCAAGCTTACTTGAAAGATGCAAAGGAAAGATTGTTGCTGGCAACAAAGGCTGCAGATAAGATGGGTGTTCCAATGGGGTTCAAAGTGGTGAGGGGTGCTTATATGTCAAGTGAAGGAAAATTAGCTTCTTCCTTGGGCTGTAAGTCTCCTATCCACGATTGCATTGAGGATACGCACTCGTGTTACAATGATTGTGCTTCGTTCATGCTCGAAAGGATTGCCAATGGCTCTGACGCAGTGGTTCTTGCAACCCATAATATGGAATCAG GGAGACTGGCAATGGCAAAAGCACATGAAATAGGGGTCGGGAAGGTGCACCAGAAGCTCGAATTTGCACAGCTGTACGGAATGGCAGAATCGCTTTCCTTCGGCCTGAAAAATTCAGGGTTTCAAGTGAGCAAGTACATGCCATTCGGACCGATACAGTTGGTGCTGCCTTACCTGTTAAGGAGGGCTGAAGAGAACAGGGGACTCTTATCTGCTTCATCTCATGACAGAAAACTCACAAG GAAGGAGCTGATGAGGAGACTTAAAGCAGCAATCATCTAA
- the LOC103442479 gene encoding stress-induced protein KIN2, translated as MNQSQNMSQQAGQAKGQAQEKASGMMDQMSNAAQSAKESAQGAGQQMMEKAQGAADSVKDAVGANKRS; from the exons ATGAACCAATCCCAGAACATGAGCCAACAAGCTGGCCAGGCCAAGGGCCAAGCTCAG GAAAAGGCCAGTGGCATGATGGACCAAATGAGCAATGCTGCCCAATCTGCCAAGGAATCTGCCCAAGGG GCTGGTCAGCAAATGATGGAGAAGGCACAGGGAGCAGCTGACTCCGTCAAGGATGCAGTTGGAGCCAACAAAAGAAGCTAA
- the LOC103429156 gene encoding phenolic glucoside malonyltransferase 2-like: protein MAKPGSVKVIEARRVAPKPSSLPDSAHPDDVSLPLTFFDLRWLRFPPPQFLSFYNLPSFDPSHFFDSILPKLKTSLSATLQHFVPLAGNLTWPLDSPMPLLNYVKGDAILVTIAESDTDFHRLISTNNFDIEAKEYHPLVPQLAVSHDKAAVLALQITVFPNGGFSIGSAMHKAVFDGLSAFSFFKFWGHLCKHGGREGGGPPPLPTYNRKVIKDPAGLQAIFSNEWLRLGGPNNRSLMLLEVGGPGDGIRGTFEFTRAKIEMLRRSVMRTMMAKKKEQADHSKLLHLSTYMLTCAYTWVCLVRAEEIKTEKVVFILHVDCRSRLDPPLPPTYFGNCIAGHGVVAKTKDLQGEDGLLVALNAISEVIKSLDKTLFEGAETWVSRILNTLLQPSTDRTITTAGSPRFDFYDAADFGWGRPTKHEIVSIDGTGAISYQKSKNGDGAVEVGLVLEKRYMEAFAYLFAEGLEEKLSRM, encoded by the coding sequence ATGGCAAAACCAGGCTCAGTCAAAGTTATTGAGGCTCGTAGAGTAGCTCCCAAACCAAGCTCGCTGCCGGACTCCGCCCACCCGGATGATGTGTCTCTTCCTCTAACATTCTTTGACCTCCGCTGGCTAAGGTTCCCACCGCCTCAATTCCTTTCCTTCTACAACTTGCCTTCTTTCGACCCATCACACTTCTTCGATTCCATACTTCCGAAACTTAAAACCTCGCTTTCTGCCACCCTCCAACACTTTGTACCTCTAGCAGGAAACCTCACCTGGCCTCTAGACTCCCCCATGCCCCTTCTCAATTATGTCAAAGGCGACGCAATTTTGGTCACAATCGCCGAGTCTGATACTGATTTCCACCGTCTAATTTcaaccaacaactttgacattGAAGCCAAAGAATACCATCCTCTTGTACCCCAATTGGCAGTGTCTCATGACAAAGCTGCTGTGCTGGCATTGCAAATAACCGTCTTTCCCAATGGCGGTTTTTCGATTGGATCAGCCATGCACAAGGCCGTCTTTGATGGCTTATCTGCTTTctcgtttttcaaattttggggtCACTTATGCAAACATGGAggaagagaaggaggaggacCGCCACCCTTGCCAACTTACAACAGAAAGGTCATTAAGGACCCTGCCGGGCTCCAAGCAATCTTCTCAAACGAGTGGTTAAGACTTGGTGGTCCAAACAATAGAAGCTTAATGCTTTTGGAGGTTGGAGGTCCAGGAGACGGAATTCGAGGCACCTTCGAGTTCACACGAGCGAAAATCGAAATGTTAAGGCGGTCAGTGATGAGGACTATGATGGCAAAGAAGAAGGAACAAGCTGATCACTCAAAACTATTGCATTTGTCGACATATATGCTAACATGCGCCTATACATGGGTTTGCTTAGTCAGGGCTGAAGAGATCAAGACAGAGAAAGTAGTATTCATCCTTCACGTGGACTGCCGGTCGCGCTTAGACCCTCCTCTACCACCAACCTATTTCGGGAATTGCATCGCAGGACATGGAGTAGTTGCGAAAACAAAAGACCTACAGGGAGAAGATGGACTGTTAGTGGCCTTGAATGCAATTAGTGAAGTTATAAAAAGTTTGGACAAGACCCTTTTCGAGGGTGCAGAGACTTGGGTCTCAAGAATCTTGAATACACTACTGCAGCCTAGTACTGATAGAACAATTACCACCGCCGGTTCACCCCGGTTTGATTTTTACGATGCGGCGGATTTCGGATGGGGGAGACCGACGAAGCACGAGATAGTTTCGATAGATGGAACAGGGGCGATATCTTATCAAAAGAGCAAGAATGGCGATGGTGCAGTTGAGGTTGGGTTGGTTTTGGAAAAACGTTACATGGAGGCTTTTGCTTATCTATTTGCTGAAGGTCTTGAAGAAAAGTTAAGCCGTATGTAG